From the genome of Portunus trituberculatus isolate SZX2019 chromosome 5, ASM1759143v1, whole genome shotgun sequence:
agcagacgaCCCGCCACCCTCTcgttgtttccaccattttgttgtgTCTGCGAGCCTCactaccggccagtcttcagcggagttaacacgtacgttctcggcacaggaagagacacgtgtggctggactaaGCTTTAcaagtactcattagtcattggtctgggagttgtgccctcccttgagtagctggcttgctactgggtagaccatgaccgttagagcaacgggcttgttgctctgggagaggtgtagtagGTTTGGCTGCACTTCTGTTTTGCGTCCGTCCGGTAGTGTGGCGGCAACGCGTGGGAGAGACGCGGccttgtctcgtcctgtttgttttgttggtggccgtggtcaccagtggggtttggtgggcggctgtgtgccccaccatcttttgcaTAGTTTCAgaagtatactgtattgtagtggtagtagccacgcacactattgaatgctgagaggcttcatgtcggccagtggtgcgtagttgtcgtccgccagacttgtctgcgacgagtatttggactcgtgtatagctggtgtcacccgtaggtggtgtctgggcttgtgtgtacatcaccggatgtgctgtacacatcatatattgcagtagtagtaggctagggaagtcagtctgacaggttttaggaagcacttgttgtTGTAAgataatatagtaatatatactgcacgttttgtcccagtctgtgaaccctcacagcctgggtgcaaggcgtggagaggcattaatacttcatagagaagtgggtggaattgtccttgtgggcggtttctctagggggtattaaggcctcgccctgttacacataacatctaccatttataaattctacttggttgggtgcaggaggagaaggagttgctgaggagattcccttacagtgggggaaattatacactgttggcgaccttgaatgaacctgagggttacggcggctgtgagttatagtagtggggactctgtggagtgttttataatccccactgtactgatcgttacaaagttggcgattttgccagaataacagtctagtgagctgtagcagttaaccgcagccgtgtggcgtacgtaaatcataaaaaaaaaaaaaaaaaatatatatatatatatatatatatatatatatatatatatatatatatatatatatatatactcacctAATTCTTTGTCGTGATTCAGAGTTGTACAAAGCAGATGGGATCATATTGATGATGAAGACTCGACCATGGCACAGATGAGGCTCATTAATTAGGTACCTGTCCACAGAAAACGTGGTTGTGGTCTTTGACATTAAAATTATGTTCATAGAGGTTCATCCTTAAGAATTCGATTGCAGTGCTTTACGTATTCTTAAATACTAACTTGTAAGGAAATTCCTCTGGAAGAATACGATGCGGCCGGAGGAAGCGAGTTCTCATGTTCAAATTTTGtggtttctcctcttctccacccAACTTCATCTCTTGGCTTGGTTCTCTTATCTGTCAGATAATAGTTTGCCGTTTTTATGAATAATGATTTAATCGTCTTTATGAATGCTTTAGGAAATAAAGCAGTGTTTTGAAAATAGATATTAGATATTCCATTGTCAGAATACTCACATTGTGCACAGTGAAAATGGAAGACGTCAGCTGGAGGAAAACCAGGCGTCCACAGTAAAAGGTAAAGATGAATATAATTACCACAGACAGGAACCTGGAAACAAACGCCGTCCTTGGCCGTGACAGCCTCATTTTAATGCAAACTGTAATGCAAGGGAGGGCTTCATAATTTCAATTCTTTACACATGGTTTCTCAAATAATGACAGTTATCTCAGTACCCTTCCCTGATTAAC
Proteins encoded in this window:
- the LOC123514679 gene encoding uncharacterized protein LOC123514679 isoform X2 (The sequence of the model RefSeq protein was modified relative to this genomic sequence to represent the inferred CDS: added 13 bases not found in genome assembly), producing the protein MLPSVCIKMRLSRPRTAFVSRFLSVVIIFIFTFYCGRLVFLQLTSSIFTVHNIREPSQEMKLGGEEEKPQNLNMRTRFLRPHRILPEEFPYKYLINEPHLCHGRVFIINMIPSALYNSESRQRISLH